The genomic region GGTGATGGATATGTATTTGCTAAAAACTTTGGACATTCAATTACAGACTTAAAACCGGCTTTAATACCTTGTATAATTAAAGAGGATTGGGTAAAAGAGTTACAGGGCCTAGCATTAAGGAATGTAAGAATATCCGCATATGTTGGAAACAAAAAAATTTTTGAAGATTTTGGAGAATTATTATTTACACATTACGGTGTATCAGGTCCTATTGTTCTATCTATGAGCAGCTATATCAATAAATATTATGGTAGTGAAATAAAAATTTCTATAGACTTAAAACCATCTCTAACCAATGAAAGACTAGAGATGAGGATTTTGAGAGATTTTGAAAAGTATTCAAAAAAACAATTTAAAAATTCTTTAGAAAATTTATTGCCTAGAAAGTTGATACCTGTAATCATTAAATTATCTAGTATTGCTGAGGATAAGTTTGTAAATCAAATAACAAGAGAAGAAAGAAAAGAGCTAGTATTATTATTAAAAAATTTAGAAATGAGCTTTTCTGACTTTCGACCTATTGATGAGGCCATAGTTACTTCTGGAGGAGTGTCAACTAAAGAAATAGATTCATCAACAATGGAATCTAAAATAGTTAGGGGATTATTCTTTGCGGGGGAAGTTATTGATGTACATGCATTAACTGGAGGTTATAATTTACAGATTGCATACTCTACTGGGTATCTGGCAGGATTAAATTGCTAACAATAAATAAATTTTCGATATTACTATATAAATGTACTGTAAAGTACATTTTTTTTATTTTTTGGGCATAGTTTATTTTAATAGTACTTATATGGAGGTAAAGAAATGAGAGACATTAAAAAAATTTTTAATAGAATTGAGTCAATAGTATTAGCGTTAAGTGTAATTGGTGTATTTTTTTTAATAATGCAGCTAGGATTTATAAAAGATATGGAGATGCCTGCCTTTTATGATGATTATGCATATAATTTTGAAAGTGAATCTATAAAAAGAAGGCAAGTAGGTTATATAGTTTTTGAAAAAAACGGTAAAGAAATTGAGGAGTTTTTTATCAAAGTAAAGGGCAAGGGTAAATACAATTTTAATGAGAATGACGAGCTAATATTAAAAGTAATTAACGGTGATGTTATTGAACTTGATAATACTCTTTGTAATGATAAAGCTATACTGAAGGTAGTTGGAGTAAGTAAAAATGTTGAAGAACCAAATCTTAATGATATTTTTACAATAAATGAAGGTATTAAAACATTATTGAAGGTTAAGCTAAAATAAAAGATATCATTGATCTCATATCAAGTACTAATTAGATAAATTTTCTTGAGAAGTATTTTATTTTAATATATAATGATATTTGATATTAGAAAATATAAGTGATAGACCACCTAGTAGGTGGTTATGTTTATTAAGAGAGGTAAAGGAACATGAAAAATCTAACAATTGCTGTTGATGGACCTGCAGGTTCGGG from Proteiniborus sp. DW1 harbors:
- a CDS encoding NAD(P)/FAD-dependent oxidoreductase translates to MGKRIAVIGGGPAGMIAAATAGSLGKDVVLFEKNNKLGKKMFITGKGRCNITNAGEVDELIDNIVSNKSFLYSAFYSFTNNDIVELLSQYGVETKIERGNRIFPVSNKSSDVIRALERHLIKNGVKIELNKEIKSIEKLDDKNFKIALSNSEEQYFNKVIIATGGKSYQQTGSTGDGYVFAKNFGHSITDLKPALIPCIIKEDWVKELQGLALRNVRISAYVGNKKIFEDFGELLFTHYGVSGPIVLSMSSYINKYYGSEIKISIDLKPSLTNERLEMRILRDFEKYSKKQFKNSLENLLPRKLIPVIIKLSSIAEDKFVNQITREERKELVLLLKNLEMSFSDFRPIDEAIVTSGGVSTKEIDSSTMESKIVRGLFFAGEVIDVHALTGGYNLQIAYSTGYLAGLNC